The window GCAGCAAGGGGGAGCTGCAAACCACTCTTGCTCATTGGGGGATGGTCCAATAGTACCATTCGTTTCATTACACTTGTTAGCTACACGCATTTTGAAAACTTGAGCTGTGTACGTAAGAGAGCAGTGGAAATGTATgacatttgatttgctattaGTACTTGTTGTCAGCCATTAGGAGATTCTGCCTAACTGACTGTAAGCACTTAACTGAACAGGTGTCAGAGCACAGGGGGCACCATGGGTCACTATCTTGATGCAGACCATGTCAATTGATTACAGatgatatacatatacatattttGCACAAGACTTCTTGCTCATGTATGGGACCGTCTAAATAGTTTTCATCCTATACGTATAGCTGCTATATAGAGTAGATTATATGAAGCATGCATAAGCAGCTCAGAGTGGTATCATGCGCATGCGCCGACCTCGACTGCCAGCCTCAAAACAAAATAAGCAAAGTACGTGCAGGGTATGCAGTTGTTTAAGCATTGTATCTATTTTGTTCTTTGAATTTGCATTTAAATTGCTGTTCAGTACACAAATTTTACTTTGCTCAGGTAAACTGCTGGCTACAGCATTGTTGCTAATTTAGGACTGTCTTAACTGGCTAATAGGCTCTGACTTTTCGATGCTGACCAAGATGCGGTGGCTTCTTGATCTCCATAATAAACAGAGCTTGCTGTCTAGATACTGAGATTCATGTAGATTCCAGGAGTTGTGCTGCTTACAGTCGTTCTTTCCCACACCCCATGTTGATGATGCCCAAGAAGAGCACCTTTTTAGAGGTCGTGATGGTGGCAAAAACAGACGTTATCACAAATTGAAATAAACAATGAATGCATTAGTAGGTTTGAGATATTGGTAACCTGTGCTTCAAGAAAATTGCTTCAAGGGACTAAGACTGAATAAAATGATTTTATTAAAATTAATTGTTATCCTCTTCCCTGAATCACCGCTAGGTGGCACCATGCACATTCCTTTGAGATGAAGGTTTTGATATTTTTGGGGCAACTTCCTTCTGAATGTAATAGTTTTTATAATCCATACTGTACTATAGTCACATAATTTATCAAGAACGCAGTTGTAATAGTGCACATGTACTGTATCCTGATGAGCCAAAACGTTACGAAAACTCACAGGTGAAGCGAACAAAGTTATTAATCTCCAAAGAAGGGCACATGTCAAGGTCCGGGTAGATTAGCTGGTATGCGAACAATCAGCGTGCAGTCAGTAAGCAGTTAGCGTGTTGGATGGACAAGGGCAGCAAAGGCTATCCAGTCTGGGCCATCGCATCGCACCCTATTGCATATTGGGCTGCGATAGCCGCAGACCGGTGAGTTCCCATGATGACCTGTCTAGTCTACCATCGAAAGGAAGGGTCGGAACTGGACCTTGGAGCACAGAAAGGTTGCCTTGTCCAATGAATCGTCTTTTCATTTACATCACATGGATGTCCATGTAGGCTATATGTGCACTGTTTGCCTGGGGAAGTGATGGCACCAGGATGCACTGTGGGAACATGACAAGCCGGTGGAGGAAGAGTGACAGTGTGTGATGTGCTGGTAAACCTTGAGTCCGGTCaagcatgtgtatgtatatttgtCACGTGCCACCTTACCTAAACATAATTGGAAACACATGGAAGACCAAGAGCAGGAGGTCATGATGATTAGACTCAATCGGTATAGTATTTGCCAACATTTTTGGCAGTGACATACATTTTGGGTTTGTTGCTTATTGCTGTGGTGTTGATTCACACATAGTTTCTCGATAATTGTGCAGTGATCAGTTgcattttaaaaaaaaaagtttaattttcCCTTCATCACAAAAACCCACATAATTTTGGGGGGTCCCTGACATGAAATAACTAGCTAATTTCATTTCACTAAGTCATATCATTAGCACATGGTAAAGTGTGAACAAGTTCTAGTCAGGTGATATATATCAATCTGATTGAATTATCAGAGCAGATTGATTTCTATACGAGGGAAGTCTTTgcatttatttaatgtttttggCCAATTAAAGCCATTTAAACAtatgaaaaacattttattgttttcCAGTATACCATAGAAACATGAAACCCTTTCTACAAATACtaaaccagcaaactttgcaaaacacaaaatTGGTCAttgccaatacttttggccacgacTGTAAATTGCTAGATTTTCCTTTGAAAATTAAGGTCAGAGAAACAATAGGCAGTTTGccagaatgttttatttaaccTGCATGACATCGTGCAAACATACTTAACTCAATaaaaaacaactgcagtgaaaaaAGGGAATCTGAGGGGACAGCCCAAAAAGATATGAGGCTGTGAGCAACTAGGATCAATTGGGTAATTTGTTCAATTAAAGGCCCAGTTTCACGAGAAAATTATATTTTCATCCATGTTGTTTCTGGCTCAACAATAATTAGTATGGCAAAATGTACTGCCAAAACCTCACAACCTCTCAAACAGACCCGTTTTATGTAATATTACTTACATCAAACTGCAGTTACATGGCAAAAATACcctttgtatgtttttattAAAACTAAACACCTTATTTCAACACCATGATGGTGTGCACAAAATCCCCTGGACCCACATTGTATAATTATTCCAAAGTATGGCAAACAATATGGCCAGTGGACATATTATTCAATTGAAAGCATTCCGACGTAAGTCTACTGTACATACTAAATGTCCAACAGGCATGAAAGAGAGCCTACTTCTTTTTTTAAAAGTTAGGAGTTGAGAAGTCCAATTAAATCCACAAAAACATGGCTATATTATTGGATATTGTATGCATTTCATTATGTTTTCAATTGTAATTATCAGAACAATCTGTTTATTGTCCtcattttacatttgtgaaactACCATATGAGAAAAGGAAGTGGTGAGACCTCTCATGGCAAAACAAGACTTACATACTAAGTGTGTCGACATGAATGACATAAATGATAAAAACAGCAAATGATATGGCCGTCATGAGATTCTTAAAATGACTGAATAATGGCATAAACAATAAAAGATCATATCAACGTATAACTAGTGCTTCTCGGGAACAACCTAGAAAAACAACTAAAGTAAAATGTCCAGTGTTTATTGGAAAGAAAAGGGAACTATCGCAGTGTAAACATTAGAAATACAATTCAAAAGTATGATGAAATATTATTTGTTTTTACTGATATTTACAGTGAGCGAACCATATCACAACAGGGCCAGTTTACACCTTAGTGATCAGCCTCTCCAGGACAAAGTATCTTCATGCAGTGCACTTACAAATAGCCCACTCCACTGAGAGCATAATACATATATAATGGCATAACCATCAACCAACctctaaaataaataaaaacaaatgtacaTGGACATAAGGTAATAGAATGAAGTGAAGAGGTGCTGTACAGTAGGATAAATTATTTTGTGATTAAAGGGAAGGTTTAAAAGTTTAAAACTCAACTGCGATGTCTCTTCCCAGAAATCATGAACGGGTTACTCGGGATAAATTCCTGTTCCATGTTGTGAGCAGTTTCAAGTAGGAACTATTTTCTTTCCAACCAATTACACCCGCCAAGCATTTCACCGTGCAGAAAGAAGCGTACATATACTCATGGGAGAGAGGCTTGTGCTCCATGCTCATGGTACGGCTGGCCAGTGTACTTCGGATCATGATTTCTGGAAAGAGACATTTCTTTTGAATTTTTCAGATGTATGCCACTTTGAGCGCCACACGAATAGCCCAATCTAGTTACATTATATTGAAGAGAAGGCAGACATCGGCTCTACAGCAGATATCTCCAAACCCGGCAACTCACGCTTAAACAATCTAGACAGATGAATAGCACTGTTGGTAAgaggaaacatttgtttttgatTTGAAGTTGAACTGTCCCTTTAATGAAACATGATAAACAACACTTCATAATACTATTCCCCAAAGTATCAGATTTAGAAAATCTACCCTGCATATGAATCAGTTCAACGGTGCATATACATAAGTGTTTTCACAGTAGAAAGTCAAAGCAATAGAAAGTCGCAAAAAGCTGAAAGGCAAACATTCAAACTTCAATAACCAAATAACCTGTCTCTTGTCAAGTCTTTACATTCACTCCAGGACAAGAAGTTAAGGCTTTTCAGTTGTTGTTAAAGTTAGAAAATAAGCAAAAGCAGTACTGTTAACGtattaagtaaaaaaaagaggatgtGGAGTTACCAGAAGCCTCTGTAGCACTAAGCTTTAGTCACCTTTTACTAGACATTGAACTCTGGCTGATACTGTAGGAGGTGGAGAGGTCTCCTTCCATTGTGGCCATCATTGGTGTCATGTTGCTGGTGAGGCAGCTCTGGAGGGATTCAAAATAGGAAGCCTGCACAGGCTTATGGCAGAGAAGAATTCTCTTGGCATCCTCTGTAGAAAACCATTCCCGTTTTCTCCCTAGCAAAACAGACAGAAAAGTCAAGCAGCAGTCTAGACCGCTATTATGTGTACAACATAAGAATGCCGCATGACAAATACTGGTTCACAATTGTATTGTGTTTTCACAGACACAGATCTGCTTAtctatttatttttacaatcccacaagaaaatatatttgtatgttGTGCAAACAGAATTGTCAATTAATCCTACCAATATTTACagagtcctcccagtcctccaagATGTCGGTTACTGTAAGGACATAGACATACGTTCTgtgcttcctgtctctgttctgGAAAAGAGGAAGACTGTGTCAACAGAGCATAACAAGCTGCGTATCTTCTATGTTTCTCAACATATATAACAGTTACACTGAAATATTCTTACCTCAAATACCCCAACTAGTCGCCCCAAAGTCCCTTTTACACCAGCCTGTGAAGTTAGAGATACAGAGTGTGTAAAGACCTACTCTGATAATCACTGACATTAGTAGTGTTTGTGTTAAAAAGGATTaaaaaggagtcagatggctgagcggtgagggagtcgggctagtaatcagaagtttgccggatcgattccctgccccgtcattatgacgttgtgtccttgggcaaggcacttcacattACTATGTTACAACATTATTACAGCAGAACCAAATGCTGTGTCACCAGAAAATGTTTATGGGTGACGACATCTCAGCTGATAAAAATGTTAGCAGGACTACTGGGTATATGGTCTCTAAGGGGACAGTAGGATCTGATCTTGGCAGCCATTAAATAAGTGGCACCGTCAGGGTAACACATATTGTCCGCcatcctttttctttttcatgaaTGGAAAGTTAGAATTCAACTTGACATACTTGGAGTTATGTTATGGCTTATATGACCAATCAATTtaaaaatgtattgtttttaaaacatattttggtTTGGTTGCATTTCTGTTTTtctcaacaacaaaacacaatgtgtgtggtgtgagtttTTGTAACATGCTGTAACAGTCTGTCAAAATAAATGCAGTGTCTCTAGCATGTCAGTGAAAATCTCTAGCTCTAACTAACTGTCTGAGGGGCTGTGAGTCTGATGCTCTGCACTCAGTGACACTAGAGACAGCGGAAAGAGTCAGCGGGATGAGACTAGAGAAGAAATGGCAGAACTAGGCAAAAACAACTGGGTATTTTTGTTTCCAAAAGAGGAGTCAAGCAAGGTAAGGATCTAGTTTTTAAAGAAATTGCCTGTTAATTTATTATATAAATACGA of the Hypomesus transpacificus isolate Combined female chromosome 18, fHypTra1, whole genome shotgun sequence genome contains:
- the LOC124480237 gene encoding diphosphoinositol polyphosphate phosphohydrolase 1-like isoform X1 is translated as MMKLKSNQTRTYDGDGFKKRAACLCFRSESEEEVLLVSSRRHPDKWIVPGGGMEPEEEPNVAAVREVCEEAGVKGTLGRLVGVFENRDRKHRTYVYVLTVTDILEDWEDSVNIGRKREWFSTEDAKRILLCHKPVQASYFESLQSCLTSNMTPMMATMEGDLSTSYSISQSSMSSKRNHDPKYTGQPYHEHGAQASLP
- the LOC124480237 gene encoding diphosphoinositol polyphosphate phosphohydrolase 1-like isoform X2 — its product is MMKLKSNQTRTYDGDGFKKRAACLCFRSESEEEVLLVSSRRHPDKWIVPGGGMEPEEEPNVAAVREVCEEAGVKGTLGRLVGVFENRDRKHRTYVYVLTVTDILEDWEDSVNIGRKREWFSTEDAKRILLCHKPVQASYFESLQSCLTSNMTPMMATMEGDLSTSYSISQSSMSSKR
- the LOC124480237 gene encoding diphosphoinositol polyphosphate phosphohydrolase 1-like isoform X3; the encoded protein is MEPEEEPNVAAVREVCEEAGVKGTLGRLVGVFENRDRKHRTYVYVLTVTDILEDWEDSVNIGRKREWFSTEDAKRILLCHKPVQASYFESLQSCLTSNMTPMMATMEGDLSTSYSISQSSMSSKRNHDPKYTGQPYHEHGAQASLP